TAAATCAATGGAATCAGTAAAGTCATCCATGGTGTTCTGTAAACTCTTTACATCCGTTTCATTAACTGCATGAGTCAAACTACCCTTTTCGTTGATTTCTAAATGGTTCTTTCTCCACTCATTCAAAGACAAATTCGAACACCATTGTAACAACCCATTAAATTTCCCTTGAGATGACCTGACACGTTCAATAAAGTCTGCTTCATCAAGGTAGCCcattttggaagaacttTTCAGGAACTGATGGAATTTATCTGGAACAATTGGCCCGGAAACAGTCTTACCAGCTGCGAAGGAatgtatatttttattaCCAGGAGCCATTTTTCTATGTCTTTAAAGAAAATCGAAAGTAAATGCCCAAAGATTTTCTTACAGCGCCGTTATGATTAGAAGAAGTACTCAATTAAGTATGAATTAAAATTGAGAGATGCTTAATTCAGAGAACGGTTCCAAGATCTAAAACTGGTACAATAAAAGACAGACTAGAAAGGATGTATAGAAAACAAAACTTTATCCGTGGACCTTCTGTTATgagccaaaaaaaaaataaaaaaccGGCCCTTATCGATCAAAACCCAAATATAAATAACTAGAGAGAGATGCGCGGTGCAGATCTTTATTCAAGCAAAACAATATAATTAGCAAAAACCCTCAGTGCCTGTACCTCAATTGGCTTAACTAGGCTTCACGAAAACTATCAAAATCCTCTAATCTTTTATTCCTTCAACTCTTTCGATATTCCATGTAAAATGTTTTGTATTCATTAGAGATTCAATTAAAACCGCTTCGAGTACTGATCGaccttttctcttttcccTTTAAAGGTCTAAAATTTTGTTGATCTTACAGTTACCCGCATGGTACATCAGCTGCAATGCTTCTTCTTAGTTGGCATTTAGAAATACTGCTCCATAGGCACACGAAGAGGATTCCTGTACGTGGCATTGCTCCAATATGACCATGGCTAAACAATGGTAAAGTTTAATTTTATAGTGTATTGCTTGTTTGGAGCTATTTAAGGTTACATATATGATGaccaaaaaaatactaGGAATCTCCGTTACGAACAGATTTATTAATTTGATGGGTGGTGGACATTACATTCACGTACAATCATCAATTAAGATGTTTGTGTACAATTCTGTAGCCTACAATGTTGGGTTTTTCGCTCAATTGAACTTAAATATCTATCTGGTAAAATTGAAGTGGCATTTCCTTCAAGTGCTCAGCCGAAAAAAGaggagaaaaaaagacTAGACAAGCCGGTGAGCGTACTATTACAATTGAAAAGCCTTTGGAGCTTCACCTTCAGGTCCAATGTATTCCTCCTCTCTCCATGGACCAATATCGGATAGATATAGACCGCCTTCTGCTTCTGAGACCTCGGATTGACCACCAAATTTTTTTGGCAAGTTTTCGGCAGGGATTTGCTTTAGCAAATCCTTTTGGTAGGACGATCCCAAGATAAAAATCTTTGACACGGTAACTGGATCCAAGAATGGTTTGAATAATCTGAAGGCAGTGGAGAACCCAAATGGTGCGTTGATCAAGTAGAATTTACCCATACGTTCAGGGTAGTAGTTTTGACCGATATTGGAAGCTTCCCTGACATAACTCAATACTTGTGCTGCACTGGAAATGGAAATACCTTTCAAGTCTAGAATGGTACATGAAGTTTCAACAAGGTATCCAGCCTTTCTTGAACATGCAGGCAATCTGTATCTAACAAAAGCTTCGTATTCCCAGACCAAGTTCTTCAGCATACGTTCTTGCGTGGTGATCTTGTACATCTGAGTCAAATTAACAGAACCAAGCTCTTCAATGTAAACGGGACGACCATCGTTGTCGGTCTTGTGATAGTATTGTGGGTAGTATTTAGCGACAAGCGGTTTCTCTTCGTAATGGAAATCTTCGAAGATGGTGTCAACACCAAACTCTTTTCTCCATTTCTCACAGTTCTCGTACATGATCTTGGAAGCCTCTAGATCGAACTTACGAGCCCTTAGGAAACGCAACAACGTCGAGTCATCAAGTCTTTCCTTATATCCCAATGATTCTAACAATTCTCTAAATTCCTTCAACTTGGCTTCTTGTTCTGAATCAAGATTGCCTGGTGTTCCAGACAATGATCCACTAGGACAAACCTGGGGGTATGATTCTaaaatttcttgttcactTACCATGATGACAGGGCTCTATCTAACTTCCGGCGTGGGGTCAACTTTTGGTTTAGCTAAATGCAATGGTATGAATTTAGATCAATCAAGGAACGAGACACCTTCTTAAACAAGTGTGCTAATAATAATCCaactgttgaaaatggGAATTTGAAGTTTGCTTCTCAAAAATATTACCTGTATAGATGCAAAAACTATAGATATCTAAAATGAAGTCACTCAGAAACAATATTATGAACTAGTAACAACGAAAGAGGAAACTGTCAATTAGAAAGGTAACCTTTACCACATTTTCCACGCATTTCTTAATGGTTAAAAATTGTTTATATTCCTGCGTTTTGTATCTGCGTTTTCTGCAGTTTAAACCTTAAGCCACCGCCAACAAATGCAGGGTAACTATTTTGGTGAAAGCAAATGCGTAGCATACCGTAAGAGCAAAGCGTCAGGTGATCGATGACAAGACCATGCAGAATGTTCATTGTATAAGTCGGTTGTTGCTAATGCTACACGTTGAAGtttatatgtatatatgtgtCTTGAATTTTATAATAAAGTATGTTTTAGTAATAAAGTCGTTTCTCGAAAACTGTTTGAATAAAATGTGAAGTAGAGTCAATAACGTAAAAAAATGTACCTGAGATGCCTGAACCATTGAATTATCTATTCGTTGCAAATTCGTTGGTGTTATACTGTCATCTGTTGCTATTTATTTGATACTGAATATCGATTTACCACCGCATTCATTGTGGTGATGGAcaatttgtttctttctcttcCGTGCTGCAAGAGTGGCAGAATTCGCTAACGCAGAACCGCTGTTCCTGGACGCCACGGACGAGCTCCTGGAAATAGAAGCGGAAGAATTcgatttcaaaattgagTTTGAGCCATTGGTATTCGTAGAGTCATCAGGGACCATTGAATTAAGCG
The genomic region above belongs to Kluyveromyces lactis strain NRRL Y-1140 chromosome B complete sequence and contains:
- a CDS encoding phosphatidylinositol/phosphatidylcholine-binding protein (uniprot|P24859 Kluyveromyces lactis KLLA0B06479g SEC14 SEC14 cytosolic factor), encoding MVSEQEILESYPQVCPSGSLSGTPGNLDSEQEAKLKEFRELLESLGYKERLDDSTLLRFLRARKFDLEASKIMYENCEKWRKEFGVDTIFEDFHYEEKPLVAKYYPQYYHKTDNDGRPVYIEELGSVNLTQMYKITTQERMLKNLVWEYEAFVRYRLPACSRKAGYLVETSCTILDLKGISISSAAQVLSYVREASNIGQNYYPERMGKFYLINAPFGFSTAFRLFKPFLDPVTVSKIFILGSSYQKDLLKQIPAENLPKKFGGQSEVSEAEGGLYLSDIGPWREEEYIGPEGEAPKAFQL